Proteins encoded in a region of the Sterolibacterium denitrificans genome:
- a CDS encoding calcium-binding protein: MDGDGLETVGLSANIYFDHDGDGVLTRTGWAGKDDALLVWDRNANGSIDTGAELFGDFTPLPNGTLAPNGFAALAALDSNGDGILDATDPAFAELRLWRDADQNGVTGAGELISLLDAGILSLNLANTLKNKNLANGNQLTREGSFTRTDGTTSAMGEFKLAIDTFNTRFAEQIEVPEALKTLSNMQGAGNVRELQQAAAQSGDVANLLAQFQSATTRAEQRILLDQLITTWADTAGMAGSLEERVADKYRIEYEAFGNERRSSNLKTTASSGIGNATALLSDADSPYLSEPYRALIAEWSRKLHVLEAFNGQYFFNLPSQKSQTTSASVGLSVVAGSKKPGATAIEALPTLRVNFSQAQLDLLQQAYDSLSESLYASLVLQTRLKPYLDQIELVIDDNGIRLDATALNQMLADKRALDPENALADLFDLDKYAGGFLTGTNWNGILAFDSLIETLPNTPAIQALLDEFKVRRLGAGDDNTQLANKANFVLAGDGNDVLRGNNGNDRLFGQGGNDAIHGGNGDDLISGGAGNDMLYGGAGADTYVFGRGYGHDTIIDDAEDGLQRDTVRLLGLNPADIQVTVDYDDNLVFTIVDTAETLSVPRNGYRWGPNGVGQYVFDDGTVWSHDDALRMAVAASTEGDDVIHGSAAGDTITGQAGNDTLIGNGGDDLIDGGAGNDVLIGASGWDYIYEDGQYRGVRNVTPRVTANGNDTYLFGRGDGQDTVIDGDHTLGNSDTLRFKAGVAPADVKLIRNGNDLVLAIRDSSDQVTLKQYFDEDWNGANGPYLIERIAFADGTVLSFADVQAMLFAGSEAAETIIGSRVADVLTGQGGDDVLLGGAGNDILDGGAGNDVLRGGGMMDASGWIYDNDGAGDTYRFGRGDGHDLIIENSWGQDETDRIEFKAGVAPADVRLERVRIVNGRQVSDDLRITIRDTGETLTIQNHFNESNRYAVEEIVFADGTLWDAEMIRSLSLLGEAGNDELRGFNGRDDVLAGGAGNDTLAGGSGSDTYRFGLGDGLDMIDEGYTAGEDTVALGAGVTPADVTVRWTMQGDMAITLSDGSRLTVRGQTATWSLERGIEQLRFADGTVWDRTALSARALAATDGDDVIVGSYEDDTLDGGAGNDHFQNLGGDDTYLFGVGDGQDVIEPTYGRVLFKPGIGQNDVNFTRDGKDLIATVATSGDAVRIKAWFNNYSWQRIDRFDFDNGASLDESDVFAKLGVSEDQEVLYGSPGDDVLIGTEKDSTLHGREGNDTLVGGAGSDWLFGEAGDDTLDGGADRDWLSGGEGNNTYIVAPGMGLDIAVGASLAVASDTVVFAPGIRPTDISVQLGEAYWIEQAGELGYYDLVIGIGGNDALIVCPDDWTDLSRGAIQHFRFDDGTEWTLADVIARADGGIMGWQEYYEGEETTLLGSQADDEIYDYSGQSLTVQARGNNDRIHLATGNNRVSAGSGDDNVDLGAGDDLLAGEAGNDELSTGEGDDVVVFNYGDGNDTLRTEEGTDTLSFGATVTPALLSAALNRDGRVVLLVDMGAGGSITLDGTRIDDLPGDLERIQFIDEDGRTRVFDLAGWLKANSGALLSATTAAPLAFDGTGFELTRSVAPAGGLEAVAYAQSGDLFAAAHLANNTPTDGDDLLYGTNAGEALDAGAGDDIVLGLAGDDTIAGGDGNDLIHGGAGDDVLDGGAGNDTIYGGWGTDVLAGGTGHDALYGEWGGDTYLYQAGDGVTIIDDDHRMLTWERDIGPWFFRGTLDYNVLNGAPGDGDDGDDGDDGIFVDDAPNILSFGPGIRPQDLRYSERDGDLVIEFANQPGDRVILRGYVPGRATQTRSVDIIRFADGTEIAADSIELTGMTATIGDEGGWLYGTPFADTLIGGDGDDMIYGEGGSDFLAGGAGSDTYNIYKEWGSGPAQTTIVETWRAQDDNRIELTGQIDADALHLAFDGRDLLLCLNEDGDLIRFAGFDPRAPGMQAPVSEISLPWEDITLSFDDLMARGVRIIGTPNDDVLTGTAFVDWIEGREANDAMSGGAGGDLYRIDADGGTDTIIDSENGDAPNMLLLPEGTTLDDVRLSFDQDGFLILDLDNTGNRVRLSGFDPQNPLGPRAVDRFYFGITGDEIGYEELLARGFDIVGTNERDVLKGTTLTDRIRGGNGNDLIEATPGGDWLAGEGGNDTYVVKLGDGIVTIDDLAEQNAGNVLRFGPGIDPNAMRNNLRFEADGNGGHVLLIPYGDAGDVVRLTGFDPRDVLGNHAIEHFEFADGTVVDYATLVSWTFVVEGDNAGNVLAGTNVGDRLYGYDGDDVMESGDGEDVLTGGLGNDVLRGGAQRDAYVVNLGDGEDVIEDDLDAGIGNMLTFGAGIAREDVQVALDGDDLLVRYGADGDMVRVRNYAPDGASAGTVIDTFEFADGTAVTLREFMNRAPEVANPIDDQVALEDAAFSLRLPDDLFIDANGDDILTRVTVSGYETQPDWLQYEAATRTLFGTPDNDDVGEFDVIVQGMDTLGASSLHSFHVTVQNTNDTPETGTLIAAQQATEDTPFAFTVPQDAFHDVDAGDVLTLSATQADGLALPSWLQFDAAMRSFSGTPANGDVGSVSVRLTAADVAGAQASQTFAIGVANVNDAPEVGTPLANQSGRAGTALSWQLPGTAFVDVDAGDVLAYSATLSDGSTLPGWLAFDAATGTFSGTPSSAGNHVLRVTATDLAGAQASQTFTLAVESGGGNQAPITTTDTASLIEDRKLLTWGNVLDNDRDPEGGHLHVADPGIRCGEYGLLTLLPNGAYAYVLDNFSAKVQGLGAGETLTETFGYLASDGSQRSNGALTVTVQGTNDAPELARCLADVQLARGKAFSWQMPAGSFKDADRNDTLSYTATLSNGKALPAWLKFDAATQTFSGTAPAITLGSIDVRITASDGQGAQSNASDVFKISFGSKTVVPAAAQGNESVDNGNVVDALLAGVGSLLGQLGQPNQPNLKQGSERDDDPLARFLDSFKRDDLSAQSIRSALPVLDPRWIEEWSGQWDEQTGHGQAIDDVAGQWAALTQALNRLDAERQDAPAWEHVNQGADLSGLAGWMQSSLQSTRGGIDAVSLSGGAGTLLKGLSGIKEGLSKLSW, translated from the coding sequence TTGGATGGCGATGGCCTGGAAACCGTCGGCCTTTCTGCCAACATCTACTTCGACCACGACGGCGACGGTGTATTGACGCGTACCGGCTGGGCCGGCAAGGACGATGCCCTGCTGGTCTGGGATCGCAATGCCAACGGCAGCATCGACACCGGCGCAGAGCTCTTCGGCGACTTCACACCGCTGCCCAATGGCACGCTGGCGCCGAATGGCTTTGCCGCACTGGCCGCCCTCGATTCCAACGGCGACGGCATCCTCGACGCCACCGACCCCGCCTTCGCCGAACTGCGCCTCTGGCGCGATGCCGACCAGAACGGCGTGACGGGCGCAGGCGAACTGATTTCCCTACTTGATGCTGGCATCCTCAGCCTGAACCTCGCCAATACCCTCAAGAACAAGAACCTCGCCAACGGCAATCAACTCACCCGCGAAGGCAGCTTCACCCGCACGGACGGCACCACCTCCGCCATGGGCGAATTCAAGCTCGCCATCGACACCTTCAACACCCGGTTTGCCGAACAGATCGAAGTCCCCGAAGCCCTCAAGACCCTGTCCAACATGCAGGGGGCCGGCAACGTGCGCGAACTGCAGCAGGCCGCTGCCCAGTCCGGCGACGTGGCCAACCTGCTCGCCCAGTTCCAGTCCGCCACCACCCGCGCCGAGCAAAGAATTCTGCTCGACCAGCTCATCACCACCTGGGCCGACACCGCCGGCATGGCGGGCAGCCTGGAAGAGCGTGTCGCAGACAAATACCGCATCGAATACGAAGCCTTCGGCAATGAACGGCGCAGCAGCAATCTCAAGACCACTGCATCCAGCGGCATCGGCAACGCAACCGCGCTGCTCAGCGATGCCGACAGCCCCTATCTCTCCGAGCCCTACCGCGCCCTCATTGCCGAATGGAGCCGCAAGCTCCACGTCCTCGAAGCCTTCAACGGCCAGTATTTCTTCAACCTGCCCTCGCAAAAGAGCCAGACCACCAGCGCCAGCGTTGGGCTTTCCGTGGTGGCAGGTTCAAAAAAACCGGGTGCGACGGCGATTGAAGCCTTGCCCACCTTGCGCGTGAACTTTTCCCAGGCCCAGCTCGATTTGCTGCAACAGGCCTACGACAGCCTGAGCGAAAGCCTCTATGCCAGCCTGGTGCTGCAGACGCGACTGAAGCCCTATCTCGACCAGATCGAACTGGTGATCGACGACAACGGCATTCGCCTGGATGCCACGGCACTGAATCAGATGCTGGCCGACAAGCGCGCTCTCGACCCCGAGAACGCGCTGGCCGACCTGTTCGATCTGGACAAGTACGCCGGCGGTTTTCTCACCGGTACCAACTGGAACGGGATATTGGCGTTCGACAGTCTGATCGAGACGCTGCCCAATACCCCCGCCATCCAGGCCCTGCTCGACGAATTCAAGGTGCGCAGACTCGGTGCGGGCGACGACAACACCCAACTCGCCAACAAGGCCAATTTCGTGCTGGCCGGCGACGGCAACGACGTGCTGCGCGGCAACAACGGCAACGACCGGCTGTTCGGCCAAGGCGGCAACGACGCCATCCATGGCGGCAATGGCGATGACCTCATCTCCGGCGGCGCGGGCAACGACATGCTCTACGGTGGAGCCGGCGCCGATACCTACGTCTTCGGGCGGGGATACGGCCACGACACCATCATCGACGATGCCGAAGACGGCTTGCAGCGCGATACCGTGCGCCTGCTGGGGCTCAATCCTGCCGACATCCAGGTCACGGTCGATTACGACGACAATCTCGTCTTTACCATCGTCGATACGGCCGAAACGCTTTCCGTCCCGCGCAACGGCTACAGATGGGGGCCAAACGGCGTCGGTCAGTATGTGTTCGACGACGGCACGGTGTGGAGCCACGACGACGCACTCAGGATGGCAGTCGCCGCGAGCACCGAGGGCGACGACGTGATTCACGGCTCTGCCGCAGGGGATACGATTACCGGCCAAGCGGGCAACGATACGCTGATCGGCAACGGCGGCGATGATCTCATCGATGGCGGGGCAGGCAACGACGTGCTGATCGGTGCGTCCGGCTGGGACTATATTTACGAGGATGGCCAGTACCGGGGCGTGCGCAATGTCACGCCGCGGGTTACCGCCAACGGCAACGACACCTATCTCTTCGGCCGGGGTGACGGCCAGGATACGGTGATCGATGGCGACCACACCCTCGGCAACAGTGACACGCTGCGCTTCAAGGCAGGGGTGGCACCCGCGGATGTGAAGCTCATTCGCAACGGTAACGATCTGGTGCTGGCGATTCGCGACAGCAGCGACCAGGTGACGCTCAAGCAGTATTTCGATGAGGATTGGAACGGCGCAAATGGCCCTTACCTGATCGAGCGCATTGCCTTTGCCGATGGCACGGTACTGAGCTTTGCCGACGTGCAAGCCATGCTCTTTGCAGGTAGCGAAGCGGCGGAAACCATCATCGGCTCGCGGGTGGCGGACGTGCTGACCGGCCAGGGCGGCGATGACGTGCTGCTCGGCGGCGCGGGCAACGACATCCTGGATGGCGGAGCAGGCAATGATGTGCTGCGCGGCGGCGGGATGATGGATGCCTCGGGCTGGATCTACGACAATGACGGCGCAGGCGACACCTATCGCTTCGGTCGGGGTGACGGCCACGACCTCATCATCGAAAACTCGTGGGGTCAAGATGAGACCGACCGCATCGAGTTCAAGGCGGGCGTAGCGCCCGCCGATGTGCGTTTGGAGCGGGTGCGTATCGTGAATGGCCGGCAGGTCAGCGACGACCTGAGGATCACCATCCGCGATACCGGCGAGACGCTCACCATCCAGAACCATTTCAACGAGAGCAACCGCTACGCGGTGGAAGAAATCGTCTTTGCCGATGGCACGCTGTGGGATGCGGAGATGATCAGGTCACTCAGCCTGCTGGGCGAAGCCGGCAACGACGAACTGCGCGGCTTCAACGGGCGGGATGATGTGCTGGCGGGTGGTGCAGGCAATGACACGTTGGCGGGCGGCTCGGGTTCCGACACCTACCGCTTCGGCCTGGGCGACGGCCTGGACATGATCGACGAGGGCTACACGGCTGGCGAGGACACGGTGGCGCTGGGCGCTGGTGTGACGCCTGCCGATGTCACCGTGCGCTGGACGATGCAAGGCGACATGGCGATCACCCTGTCCGATGGCAGCCGCCTGACCGTACGCGGCCAGACGGCTACCTGGTCGCTCGAGCGAGGCATCGAACAACTGCGCTTTGCCGACGGCACGGTGTGGGATCGGACTGCGCTGTCCGCCCGCGCGCTGGCGGCGACCGACGGCGATGACGTGATCGTCGGCAGTTACGAAGATGACACCTTGGACGGTGGCGCAGGCAACGACCACTTCCAGAACCTGGGCGGCGATGACACCTATCTGTTTGGTGTTGGCGACGGCCAGGACGTAATCGAACCAACCTATGGCCGCGTGCTGTTCAAGCCGGGCATCGGCCAGAACGACGTGAACTTTACCCGCGACGGCAAGGATCTGATCGCCACCGTCGCCACTTCGGGCGATGCGGTGCGCATCAAGGCCTGGTTCAACAATTACAGTTGGCAGCGCATTGACCGTTTCGACTTCGACAATGGCGCAAGCCTTGATGAAAGCGACGTGTTCGCCAAGCTCGGTGTGAGCGAAGATCAGGAAGTCCTCTACGGTTCGCCGGGCGATGATGTGCTGATCGGCACCGAAAAGGACAGCACGCTCCATGGCCGCGAAGGCAACGACACGCTGGTCGGCGGCGCGGGCAGCGACTGGCTCTTCGGCGAAGCCGGCGACGACACCTTGGACGGCGGCGCCGACCGCGACTGGCTCTCCGGCGGCGAAGGCAACAACACCTACATCGTGGCGCCGGGGATGGGGCTGGATATCGCGGTCGGCGCAAGCCTGGCGGTAGCCAGCGACACCGTGGTCTTCGCGCCGGGCATTCGCCCGACGGACATATCGGTGCAGTTGGGTGAGGCCTACTGGATCGAGCAGGCAGGTGAGCTCGGGTATTACGATCTGGTCATCGGCATCGGCGGCAACGATGCGCTGATCGTGTGTCCCGATGACTGGACTGATCTGTCACGTGGGGCCATCCAGCATTTCCGTTTCGACGATGGCACCGAATGGACGCTGGCCGATGTGATTGCCCGCGCCGATGGCGGCATCATGGGATGGCAGGAATACTACGAGGGTGAGGAGACCACCCTCCTTGGCAGCCAGGCCGATGACGAGATTTATGATTACAGCGGTCAATCGCTCACCGTGCAGGCTCGCGGCAACAACGACAGGATTCATCTGGCAACCGGCAATAACCGGGTTTCCGCCGGCAGCGGTGACGACAACGTCGACCTGGGTGCCGGCGATGATCTGCTTGCCGGAGAGGCGGGTAACGATGAGCTCAGTACCGGCGAGGGTGACGACGTGGTCGTCTTCAACTACGGTGACGGCAACGACACGCTGCGCACCGAGGAAGGCACGGATACCCTGTCCTTCGGTGCGACGGTAACGCCCGCCCTGCTCTCGGCGGCGCTGAATCGCGACGGGCGCGTGGTGCTGCTGGTGGATATGGGCGCGGGCGGCTCGATCACGCTCGACGGCACCCGCATCGACGATCTGCCGGGCGATCTGGAGCGCATTCAGTTCATCGATGAAGATGGCAGGACACGGGTTTTCGATTTGGCGGGTTGGCTGAAAGCCAATTCGGGCGCCTTGCTGTCGGCAACGACCGCCGCGCCGTTGGCCTTCGATGGCACGGGCTTCGAGCTGACCCGCTCGGTCGCCCCGGCGGGCGGGTTGGAGGCGGTGGCCTATGCGCAGTCCGGCGATCTGTTCGCTGCCGCCCATCTCGCCAACAACACGCCGACCGACGGTGATGATCTGCTCTACGGCACCAATGCCGGTGAGGCGCTGGATGCGGGCGCGGGCGACGACATCGTACTGGGCCTGGCCGGTGATGACACCATTGCCGGCGGGGACGGCAACGACCTGATCCACGGCGGCGCGGGCGATGACGTACTCGACGGCGGCGCGGGGAATGACACCATCTATGGCGGTTGGGGTACTGACGTTCTGGCGGGAGGCACGGGGCACGATGCGCTTTATGGCGAGTGGGGTGGTGATACCTATCTGTATCAGGCGGGAGATGGCGTAACCATCATCGACGACGACCACCGCATGCTCACTTGGGAGCGCGACATTGGCCCCTGGTTCTTCAGAGGAACTCTCGATTACAACGTGCTCAATGGCGCCCCTGGCGACGGTGACGACGGTGACGACGGTGACGACGGCATTTTTGTCGATGATGCGCCCAACATCCTCAGTTTCGGCCCCGGTATCCGTCCGCAGGACCTGCGCTATTCGGAGCGGGACGGCGATCTGGTGATCGAGTTTGCCAATCAGCCCGGTGACCGGGTGATCCTGCGCGGCTACGTGCCGGGGCGTGCCACGCAAACGCGTTCGGTGGACATCATTCGTTTCGCCGACGGCACTGAAATCGCGGCGGACTCCATCGAATTGACCGGCATGACCGCAACGATAGGCGACGAAGGCGGCTGGCTGTATGGCACGCCGTTCGCCGACACCCTGATCGGCGGCGATGGCGACGACATGATTTACGGCGAAGGCGGCTCGGATTTCCTGGCGGGCGGTGCCGGTTCGGATACCTACAATATTTACAAGGAATGGGGATCGGGGCCTGCCCAGACGACCATCGTCGAAACCTGGCGGGCGCAGGACGACAACCGTATCGAACTGACCGGCCAGATCGATGCCGATGCGCTGCACCTGGCCTTCGATGGCCGCGATCTGCTGCTGTGCCTGAATGAAGATGGCGACTTGATCCGCTTTGCCGGATTCGACCCGCGCGCACCGGGCATGCAGGCGCCGGTTTCTGAAATCAGCCTGCCTTGGGAAGACATCACGCTGTCCTTCGACGACTTGATGGCGCGCGGCGTGCGCATCATCGGCACGCCTAACGACGACGTGCTCACCGGTACGGCCTTTGTCGACTGGATCGAAGGCCGCGAGGCCAATGACGCCATGAGCGGCGGCGCGGGTGGTGATCTCTACCGCATCGACGCCGATGGCGGCACGGACACCATCATCGACAGCGAAAACGGTGACGCGCCCAATATGCTGCTGCTGCCCGAGGGCACGACGCTGGATGATGTGCGTCTGTCCTTCGATCAGGACGGTTTTTTGATTCTCGACCTCGACAACACTGGCAACCGCGTGCGCCTCTCGGGCTTCGATCCGCAGAACCCGCTGGGGCCGCGCGCGGTGGATCGCTTCTACTTCGGTATCACCGGCGACGAGATCGGTTACGAGGAATTGCTCGCGCGCGGTTTCGATATCGTCGGCACGAATGAACGTGATGTGCTCAAGGGAACCACGCTCACGGATCGCATCCGGGGCGGCAACGGCAACGACCTGATCGAGGCCACGCCGGGCGGCGACTGGCTGGCCGGCGAAGGCGGCAACGACACCTATGTCGTGAAGCTGGGCGACGGCATCGTCACCATCGATGACCTGGCTGAACAGAATGCCGGCAACGTGCTGCGCTTCGGCCCCGGCATCGATCCCAACGCGATGCGCAACAACCTGCGCTTCGAGGCAGATGGCAACGGTGGCCACGTGCTGCTCATCCCCTACGGCGATGCGGGCGACGTCGTGCGGCTGACCGGATTCGATCCGCGGGATGTGCTGGGCAATCACGCCATCGAGCACTTCGAGTTCGCCGATGGCACGGTGGTGGATTACGCCACCCTGGTGTCCTGGACTTTTGTGGTCGAGGGCGACAACGCGGGTAACGTGCTGGCAGGCACCAACGTCGGCGACCGTCTCTACGGCTACGACGGCGACGATGTCATGGAGTCCGGCGACGGCGAAGACGTGCTTACCGGCGGCTTGGGCAACGATGTGTTGCGCGGCGGCGCCCAGCGTGACGCCTACGTGGTCAATCTGGGCGATGGCGAGGACGTCATCGAGGATGACCTCGATGCGGGTATCGGCAACATGCTCACCTTCGGCGCGGGCATCGCCCGCGAGGACGTGCAAGTGGCGTTGGACGGTGACGATTTGCTCGTTCGCTACGGTGCCGATGGCGACATGGTGCGCGTGAGGAACTACGCTCCGGATGGCGCGAGCGCTGGCACGGTGATCGACACCTTCGAGTTCGCCGACGGCACCGCCGTCACACTGCGCGAGTTCATGAACCGCGCGCCGGAAGTGGCCAATCCCATCGACGATCAGGTTGCCCTGGAAGACGCGGCCTTCAGTCTGCGTTTGCCCGACGACCTGTTCATCGATGCCAATGGCGACGACATCCTGACCCGGGTGACGGTATCGGGTTACGAGACGCAGCCGGACTGGCTGCAGTACGAGGCCGCCACGCGTACCCTGTTTGGCACGCCGGACAACGACGACGTGGGCGAGTTCGACGTCATCGTGCAAGGCATGGACACGCTGGGCGCATCGAGCCTGCACAGCTTCCACGTCACGGTGCAGAACACCAACGACACCCCGGAAACCGGCACGCTCATTGCCGCCCAGCAAGCGACCGAAGACACGCCGTTTGCCTTCACCGTGCCGCAGGATGCTTTCCACGATGTCGATGCAGGCGACGTGTTAACCCTCTCGGCCACCCAGGCCGACGGCTTGGCGCTGCCGTCGTGGCTCCAGTTCGATGCGGCGATGCGCAGCTTCAGCGGCACCCCGGCCAATGGCGACGTGGGCAGCGTCTCCGTGCGCTTGACGGCCGCTGACGTGGCCGGCGCACAGGCGAGCCAGACTTTCGCCATCGGCGTGGCCAACGTCAACGATGCTCCCGAAGTCGGCACGCCGCTGGCGAACCAGAGCGGACGTGCGGGCACGGCGCTGAGCTGGCAACTGCCCGGTACGGCTTTCGTCGATGTCGATGCGGGGGACGTGCTGGCCTACTCGGCCACCCTGTCCGACGGCAGCACGCTGCCCGGTTGGCTCGCCTTCGACGCAGCCACCGGCACCTTCAGCGGCACCCCGTCCTCGGCAGGCAACCATGTCCTGCGGGTTACCGCCACCGACCTGGCGGGCGCGCAGGCCAGCCAGACCTTTACCCTGGCCGTCGAATCCGGCGGCGGCAACCAGGCGCCGATCACCACCACGGATACCGCCAGCCTGATCGAGGACCGCAAGCTGCTGACCTGGGGCAATGTGCTCGACAACGACCGCGACCCGGAAGGCGGGCATCTGCATGTGGCCGACCCCGGCATCCGCTGTGGCGAATACGGCCTGCTGACCTTGCTGCCCAACGGCGCCTACGCCTATGTGCTCGACAACTTCTCCGCCAAGGTGCAGGGGCTGGGCGCAGGCGAGACGCTCACGGAAACCTTCGGCTACCTGGCCAGCGACGGCAGCCAGCGCAGCAACGGCGCATTGACGGTGACCGTGCAGGGCACGAACGATGCGCCCGAACTGGCGCGCTGCCTCGCCGACGTACAACTCGCCAGGGGCAAAGCCTTCTCGTGGCAGATGCCCGCGGGCAGCTTCAAGGACGCCGACCGCAACGACACGCTGAGCTACACGGCAACGCTATCCAACGGCAAGGCGCTGCCGGCCTGGCTCAAGTTCGACGCCGCGACGCAGACCTTCAGCGGCACCGCCCCGGCCATTACCTTGGGCAGCATCGACGTGCGCATCACCGCCAGCGATGGTCAGGGTGCGCAATCAAATGCCTCGGATGTATTCAAGATCAGCTTTGGCAGCAAGACCGTGGTGCCGGCCGCCGCCCAGGGCAACGAAAGCGTGGACAACGGCAACGTTGTCGATGCGCTACTCGCCGGCGTGGGCAGCTTGCTGGGGCAGCTTGGCCAACCGAACCAACCGAACCTCAAGCAAGGATCGGAACGTGACGATGATCCATTGGCGCGATTCCTCGACAGCTTCAAGCGCGATGACCTGTCCGCCCAGTCGATTCGTTCGGCCCTGCCTGTGCTCGATCCCCGCTGGATCGAGGAATGGAGCGGGCAATGGGATGAGCAAACCGGTCATGGCCAGGCCATCGACGATGTGGCAGGCCAGTGGGCCGCGCTGACCCAGGCCTTGAACCGCCTCGATGCCGAACGCCAGGACGCGCCGGCCTGGGAGCACGTCAACCAAGGGGCCGACCTCTCCGGTCTGGCGGGCTGGATGCAAAGCAGCCTCCAGAGCACGCGCGGCGGCATCGATGCCGTCTCGCTGAGCGGCGGCGCAGGTACCCTTCTCAAGGGCCTCAGCGGCATCAAGGAAGGGCTGAGCAAGCTGTCATGGTAA